A genomic stretch from Planctomycetaceae bacterium includes:
- a CDS encoding ATPase, T2SS/T4P/T4SS family — protein MAQRKLGQILIDLGYIDDDQLWDILEEQKASPGQVIGQVAVRMGLVTQAQVTEALAQQWGMPVVNLEETNVASNVLELVPQAMAEIYKIMPVSLKNNVLTVAMADPQNVATLDDLRNLLNLEIRGAVSSQSDVDAAITRYYAEREESIEDVIGELKSEEDDDKRVRGYDLASAEEMSDSAPIKKLLNMVMLLAIRDQASDIHFEPFEDEFKIRVKADGVLYEMVPPPRHLANAIVSRIKVMSNLDIAERRVPQDGRIELNVGGNAVDLRVSVLPTLFGESVVMRVLDRTVVALDLNKIGMDALTLSRFRKIITRPNGIMLVTGPTGSGKTTTLYSALNELNDIGTKIITSEDPIEYDIDGIVQVPVNPDLGVTFASILRAILRHDPDKILVGEIRDYETAEIAVQSSLTGHLVFSTLHTNDAPSAITRLRDMGVPAFLITATVEAILAQRLVRRICSECRTQFEPSDELLMELQLPLKTARKYKFYYGKGCARCNNAGYKGRIGIYELLEVTDEIRDMVGSEASADDIRDMARSQGMTTLREAGLKLIFDGLTTIDEIVRETIMEDVE, from the coding sequence ATGGCACAGCGTAAGCTTGGACAAATTCTGATTGACCTCGGCTACATCGATGATGATCAGCTGTGGGATATTCTTGAAGAGCAGAAGGCAAGCCCTGGTCAGGTCATTGGTCAGGTGGCTGTCCGGATGGGACTGGTCACTCAGGCTCAGGTTACAGAGGCGCTTGCGCAGCAATGGGGAATGCCTGTTGTCAATCTGGAGGAGACGAATGTCGCCTCCAATGTTCTGGAGCTGGTTCCGCAGGCGATGGCAGAGATCTACAAGATTATGCCTGTTTCGCTGAAGAACAACGTGCTGACGGTCGCCATGGCTGACCCGCAGAACGTGGCCACGCTGGACGACCTTCGCAACTTGTTGAATCTGGAAATTCGCGGAGCTGTTTCGTCGCAGTCGGATGTCGATGCCGCCATCACCCGGTATTACGCCGAACGTGAAGAATCCATCGAAGATGTCATCGGCGAACTGAAGAGTGAGGAAGATGACGACAAACGCGTCAGGGGATACGACCTGGCGTCGGCCGAGGAGATGTCGGATTCGGCTCCGATCAAGAAGCTGTTGAATATGGTGATGTTGCTGGCCATTCGTGATCAGGCGAGCGATATCCATTTCGAACCGTTCGAAGATGAATTCAAGATCCGTGTCAAAGCAGACGGAGTGCTTTATGAAATGGTGCCTCCGCCTCGCCATCTTGCCAATGCGATCGTGTCGCGCATCAAGGTCATGTCCAATCTGGACATCGCCGAACGCCGAGTTCCTCAGGACGGGCGAATTGAGCTGAATGTGGGCGGGAACGCTGTCGACCTTCGCGTTTCCGTTCTGCCGACATTGTTCGGTGAATCTGTGGTGATGCGAGTTCTGGACCGGACTGTTGTTGCGCTGGACCTGAACAAGATCGGGATGGATGCATTAACGCTGAGCCGTTTCCGAAAGATCATTACCCGACCAAACGGCATCATGCTGGTGACTGGTCCAACGGGTAGTGGAAAGACGACAACGCTTTATTCTGCGTTAAACGAATTGAACGATATTGGCACGAAGATCATTACCAGCGAAGACCCGATCGAGTACGACATCGATGGCATTGTTCAGGTCCCGGTGAATCCGGATTTGGGCGTGACATTCGCGAGTATTCTGCGTGCCATCCTGCGTCACGACCCGGACAAGATTCTGGTGGGAGAAATTCGAGACTATGAAACAGCAGAAATTGCTGTGCAGAGTTCACTGACGGGGCACCTGGTATTCAGCACATTGCACACGAACGATGCCCCGAGTGCGATCACGCGACTGCGGGACATGGGAGTTCCGGCGTTTCTGATCACCGCGACCGTGGAGGCCATCCTGGCACAACGGCTGGTGCGTCGAATCTGTTCGGAATGTCGAACTCAGTTTGAGCCTTCGGATGAACTCCTGATGGAACTTCAGCTGCCCTTGAAGACGGCACGCAAGTACAAGTTCTATTACGGCAAAGGTTGTGCAAGATGCAACAATGCCGGCTACAAGGGGCGAATCGGAATTTACGAATTGCTTGAGGTCACCGACGAGATTCGTGACATGGTCGGTTCAGAAGCTTCGGCAGATGATATTCGGGATATGGCTCGTTCGCAGGGGATGACGACGCTGCGTGAAGCGGGTTTGAAACTGATCTTCGACGGACTCACAACGATCGATGAGATCGTTCGCGAAACCATTATGGAAGACGTGGAATAG
- a CDS encoding type II secretion system F family protein: MPTFTYEAMDSSGLEVKDSIEAPSEAEAQTMIREKGFYVTKIREKERKKKSTPAKKGKSTQKQGKTFTLGGVKPKLLCTFTRQLSTLQDAGLPILRSLRILEGQCKPGALRNALIDVVEDIEGGNTLSEAMAKQPKAFDNLYVNMVRAGEAGGALEVILQRLAEFKEKAQSLKRKIVGAMIYPAAVITVAVGIVSFIMMFIIPKFKKIFEDFDTDLPAMTVMLIDMSDWMMDYWYFLIVGPLSFFIFIKIVKKNKTGAYVVDWCSLRIPLVGKILHIGTIARVTRTLGTLIASGVPILEGLIISRDTAGNAVFVRAFDNIYAAIREGETIAVPLKESKIVDDLVVNMVDVGEETGALDDMLYKVADVYDEEVEVRVESLVSLLEPIMVVVLGLIVGFIVIALFLPLIKLLNDLA; this comes from the coding sequence ATGCCAACCTTCACTTATGAAGCAATGGACAGTTCGGGTCTTGAAGTGAAAGACTCGATCGAGGCGCCGTCGGAGGCCGAAGCCCAGACGATGATTCGCGAAAAGGGCTTCTATGTTACGAAGATTCGCGAAAAAGAAAGAAAGAAGAAGTCGACTCCCGCCAAGAAGGGCAAGTCGACTCAGAAGCAGGGCAAGACATTCACGCTTGGCGGTGTGAAGCCCAAACTGCTTTGTACATTCACGCGTCAGTTGTCGACGCTGCAGGATGCGGGGTTGCCAATCCTTCGAAGTCTGCGCATTCTCGAAGGCCAGTGTAAGCCTGGTGCGCTAAGGAATGCATTGATCGATGTTGTGGAAGACATCGAGGGCGGCAATACGTTGTCAGAGGCGATGGCAAAGCAGCCGAAGGCCTTTGATAATCTTTACGTCAACATGGTGCGGGCTGGTGAGGCCGGCGGTGCGCTGGAAGTGATTCTTCAGCGTCTGGCTGAATTCAAAGAGAAGGCTCAGTCCCTGAAGCGAAAGATCGTTGGTGCCATGATCTATCCCGCGGCGGTGATCACCGTCGCTGTGGGGATTGTGTCGTTCATCATGATGTTCATTATTCCGAAGTTCAAAAAGATCTTCGAAGACTTCGACACAGATCTGCCAGCCATGACGGTGATGCTGATCGATATGTCTGACTGGATGATGGACTACTGGTACTTTCTGATCGTGGGGCCTTTGAGTTTCTTCATCTTCATCAAGATTGTGAAGAAGAACAAGACGGGAGCGTACGTGGTCGACTGGTGTTCGTTACGGATACCGCTTGTCGGGAAGATCCTGCATATCGGCACGATCGCCCGAGTGACCCGAACTCTGGGAACGTTGATCGCTTCTGGTGTTCCCATTCTTGAAGGGCTCATCATCTCCAGAGATACCGCTGGCAATGCGGTGTTTGTGAGAGCATTTGACAATATCTATGCGGCGATTCGCGAAGGGGAAACCATTGCTGTTCCGCTGAAGGAATCGAAGATCGTTGATGACCTTGTGGTCAACATGGTGGACGTTGGTGAAGAGACTGGTGCTCTGGACGACATGCTCTACAAGGTTGCGGACGTCTACGACGAAGAAGTGGAAGTCAGGGTTGAAAGTCTTGTGAGCCTGCTGGAACCGATCATGGTTGTTGTGTTGGGCTTGATCGTCGGCTTTATCGTAATCGCCCTGTTCCTTCCGCTGATCAAGCTGTTGAACGACCTGGCATAG
- a CDS encoding prepilin-type N-terminal cleavage/methylation domain-containing protein: protein MRRLTKKTNRPERRSGFSLIELMVVIVILGILIALLVPAISGARRAARVAEVVADITRLETAISKFKSDFGGLEPWDFILFDESGGWASASPAIDKQLKDSRSRLRRLWSQFPFGAADLNNDGDTTDLIELSGSECLVFFLGGVPSGGDVVGFSANPLAPFSTTSTSRTPRYMDFSVGRLVDQDADGMFEYLDPIADQKQPYHYASSNNGQGYSPLIGHYLDGNLKPWNRDSHQIISPGFDGDFGPATPITPTYAPGDELSGNRVTEADNIANFSNGTLN from the coding sequence ATGAGACGCCTGACAAAAAAAACAAACCGGCCAGAACGCCGATCCGGCTTTTCGCTGATTGAGCTGATGGTTGTTATCGTGATCCTTGGCATTCTCATTGCCTTGCTGGTTCCGGCAATCAGTGGTGCGAGGCGAGCGGCTCGTGTTGCTGAAGTCGTTGCGGATATCACCAGACTTGAAACGGCCATCTCGAAGTTCAAGTCTGATTTTGGGGGACTTGAACCGTGGGACTTCATCCTGTTCGATGAATCGGGTGGTTGGGCAAGCGCGTCACCAGCGATCGATAAGCAGCTGAAGGATTCGCGGAGTCGCCTGCGTCGACTTTGGTCGCAATTCCCATTCGGAGCTGCGGACCTGAACAACGATGGGGATACGACTGACCTGATTGAACTCAGTGGTTCTGAGTGTCTCGTGTTTTTCCTGGGTGGCGTTCCTTCAGGTGGGGATGTTGTGGGTTTTTCGGCAAATCCCCTCGCCCCGTTTTCAACGACCAGCACCTCGCGAACACCACGCTACATGGATTTTAGTGTTGGTCGACTGGTCGATCAGGATGCGGATGGCATGTTCGAGTACCTGGATCCTATCGCTGACCAGAAGCAACCCTATCACTACGCTTCCAGTAATAACGGTCAGGGTTATTCGCCACTGATCGGGCATTATCTGGACGGTAACCTGAAACCGTGGAATCGCGATTCGCACCAGATTATTTCACCAGGTTTTGATGGTGATTTTGGTCCTGCGACACCGATCACACCGACCTATGCCCCGGGCGATGAGCTGAGCGGAAATCGAGTCACAGAAGCCGACAACATCGCCAATTTCAGCAATGGTACGCTGAACTAG